From Streptomyces sp. NBC_00370, a single genomic window includes:
- a CDS encoding cold-shock protein, with protein sequence MPTGKVKWFNSEKGFGFLSRDDGGDVFVHSSVLPAGVDALKPGQRVEFGVVAGQRGDQALSVTVLDPAPSVAAAQRRKPDELASIVQDLTTLLENISPMLERGRYPDKVHGKKIAGLLRAVADQLDV encoded by the coding sequence GTGCCTACCGGCAAGGTCAAGTGGTTCAACAGCGAGAAGGGCTTCGGCTTTCTCTCCCGCGACGACGGCGGCGACGTCTTCGTGCACTCGTCCGTCCTGCCCGCCGGAGTCGACGCGCTCAAGCCGGGCCAGCGTGTGGAGTTCGGCGTCGTGGCCGGCCAGCGCGGCGACCAGGCCCTGTCGGTCACGGTGCTGGACCCCGCGCCCTCCGTCGCCGCCGCGCAGCGCCGCAAGCCCGACGAACTCGCCTCGATCGTCCAGGACCTGACGACCCTGCTGGAGAACATCTCCCCGATGCTGGAGCGCGGCCGCTACCCCGACAAGGTGCACGGCAAGAAGATCGCCGGACTGCTCCGCGCGGTGGCCGACCAGCTCGACGTCTGA
- a CDS encoding sacsin N-terminal ATP-binding-like domain-containing protein, whose amino-acid sequence MSVRTTEGSDPFGTARLRRGVLDAWGASPARFREDANAEEDLALGGYRDRLVIELAQNAADAAARAGTEGQLRLTLRRPTDGDAVLVAANTGAPLDAVGVESLSTLRASAKRDDNETAVGRFGVGFAAVLAVSDEPAVIGRDGGVRWSLTDARALTEEAAQDSPGLGDELRRRDGHVPLLRLPLPAEGTVPDGYDTAVVLPLRDAAALDLVERLLAGIDDALLLTLAGLAEVVVETPEGDRVLRRSEDGPYVHVDDSAGGGDIHRWRVVARSGVTEAALLEGRPVEERLRPHWSVTWAVPVDGDGAPARPRTAPFVHAPTPTDEPLGVPALLIASFPLDPTRRHPAPGPLTDFLVGQAAEGFAELLGGWEPVSTGTIDLVPGPLGKGELDGRLRAAILERLPRVAFLAPAGPGDEEEPAKALRPFEAEVVEGASAETVLVLAEVLPTLLPGGLERRTELRTLGVGRLPLGDAVERIAGAERAPEWWRRLYESLTGVDPDRLSGLPVPLANGRTAIGPRQILLPLPDTEAPAELARLGLKVAHPDAAHPLLEKLGALPATPRAVLTTPQVRAAVAASMDAGEVWDEDADTPDADELAETVLRLVRDAGLEPGDEPWLGALALTDEDGELAPAGELVLPGSPFAAVMREDELAFCDGELAERWGEQPLAACGVLANFALVRASDIVLDPDELEPREGDFAEPDDAGLLDAVDVWCEDVLDRLPETPVPPVATEIVAVRDLDLVDDDAWPQALALLARPPLRDALTSPVRVLLPDGTTESVRSYTAWWLRDHPVLDGRRPAGLRSANGDPLLAGLYDPVDATGFDDVQVLRALGVRTSVAALLDEPGGAAELLGRLAEPERDVTPAQLHALYSALADLDPEQVTLPDELRVVVDGVVRVVDAADAVVADAPDLLPLAAGQALLPVSPVRVAELAELLQVRRLSEVVAAEVTSEGEEHAVPASVRALLGAATPQTYVEHDELVAGGVELDWRRTPDGVLHAATLEGVAAGLAWAAGQWPRRFEVAALIEDPSRTEELERDRWFD is encoded by the coding sequence GTGAGCGTCAGGACGACCGAGGGTTCCGACCCGTTCGGAACTGCGCGGCTGCGGCGGGGAGTGCTCGACGCCTGGGGCGCCAGTCCCGCGCGGTTCAGGGAGGACGCCAACGCCGAGGAGGACCTCGCGCTCGGCGGCTACCGCGACCGGCTCGTCATCGAGCTGGCCCAGAACGCCGCGGACGCCGCCGCGCGGGCCGGTACCGAAGGGCAGCTGCGGCTCACGCTGCGGCGCCCCACAGACGGCGACGCCGTGCTCGTCGCCGCCAACACCGGCGCTCCCCTCGACGCCGTCGGCGTCGAGTCGCTGTCCACGCTGCGCGCCTCCGCCAAGCGGGACGACAACGAGACCGCCGTGGGCAGGTTCGGCGTCGGGTTCGCCGCTGTGCTGGCCGTCAGCGACGAGCCCGCGGTGATCGGGCGGGACGGCGGCGTGCGCTGGTCGCTCACCGACGCCCGCGCGCTGACCGAGGAGGCCGCGCAGGACAGCCCGGGGCTCGGGGACGAGCTGCGGCGCCGTGACGGGCACGTACCGCTGCTGCGGCTGCCGCTGCCCGCCGAGGGCACCGTGCCGGACGGGTACGACACCGCCGTGGTCCTGCCGCTGCGGGACGCCGCCGCGCTCGATCTGGTCGAGCGGCTGCTCGCCGGTATCGACGACGCGCTGCTGCTGACCCTCGCCGGGCTCGCCGAGGTCGTCGTCGAGACGCCCGAGGGCGACCGGGTGCTGCGGCGCTCCGAGGACGGGCCGTACGTGCATGTGGACGACAGCGCGGGCGGCGGGGACATCCACCGCTGGCGGGTGGTGGCCCGCAGCGGGGTCACCGAGGCCGCGCTGCTGGAGGGGCGGCCCGTGGAGGAGCGGCTGCGGCCGCACTGGTCGGTCACCTGGGCGGTGCCGGTGGACGGCGACGGCGCGCCCGCGCGGCCGCGTACGGCGCCGTTCGTGCACGCGCCGACGCCGACCGACGAGCCGCTGGGCGTTCCGGCGCTGCTGATCGCCTCGTTCCCGCTGGATCCGACGCGTCGTCATCCGGCGCCGGGACCGCTGACCGACTTCCTCGTGGGGCAGGCGGCCGAGGGCTTCGCGGAGCTGCTGGGCGGCTGGGAGCCGGTGTCGACGGGGACCATCGACCTGGTGCCGGGGCCGCTCGGCAAGGGGGAGCTGGACGGGCGGCTGCGGGCGGCGATCCTGGAGCGGCTGCCGAGGGTCGCCTTCCTGGCTCCCGCGGGGCCGGGTGACGAGGAGGAGCCGGCGAAGGCGCTGCGGCCGTTCGAGGCCGAGGTCGTGGAGGGCGCGAGCGCCGAGACCGTGCTGGTGCTGGCCGAGGTGCTGCCGACGCTGCTGCCGGGGGGACTTGAGCGCCGCACGGAGCTGCGGACGCTCGGCGTGGGCCGGCTGCCGCTGGGCGACGCCGTCGAGCGGATCGCGGGGGCCGAGCGGGCGCCCGAGTGGTGGCGCAGGCTGTACGAGTCGCTGACGGGGGTGGATCCGGACCGGCTGTCCGGGCTTCCGGTGCCGCTGGCCAACGGGCGGACGGCGATCGGGCCGCGGCAGATCCTGCTGCCGCTGCCCGACACGGAGGCACCGGCGGAGCTGGCCAGGCTGGGGCTGAAGGTCGCGCATCCCGACGCGGCGCATCCGCTGCTGGAGAAGCTGGGCGCGCTGCCGGCGACGCCGCGCGCGGTGCTGACGACCCCGCAGGTACGGGCCGCCGTGGCGGCCTCGATGGACGCGGGTGAGGTGTGGGACGAGGACGCGGACACGCCGGACGCCGACGAGCTGGCCGAGACGGTGCTGCGGCTCGTCCGGGACGCGGGACTTGAGCCGGGCGACGAGCCGTGGCTGGGGGCGCTGGCGCTGACCGACGAGGACGGCGAGCTGGCACCGGCCGGTGAACTGGTGCTGCCCGGCAGCCCGTTCGCGGCTGTGATGCGCGAGGACGAACTGGCCTTCTGCGACGGCGAGCTGGCCGAGCGCTGGGGCGAGCAGCCGCTCGCCGCGTGCGGGGTGCTCGCCAACTTCGCGCTGGTGCGGGCCTCGGACATAGTGCTGGACCCGGACGAACTGGAGCCCCGCGAGGGCGACTTCGCCGAGCCCGACGACGCCGGGCTGCTGGACGCCGTCGACGTGTGGTGCGAGGACGTGCTGGACCGGCTGCCCGAGACGCCGGTGCCGCCGGTCGCGACGGAGATCGTCGCCGTACGGGACCTGGATCTCGTGGACGACGATGCCTGGCCGCAGGCGCTGGCCCTGCTGGCGCGGCCGCCGCTGCGGGACGCGCTGACCTCGCCCGTACGGGTGCTGCTGCCCGACGGGACGACGGAGAGCGTCCGTTCGTACACGGCGTGGTGGCTGCGTGACCATCCGGTGCTCGACGGGCGGCGGCCTGCCGGGCTGCGTTCGGCGAACGGTGATCCGCTGCTGGCCGGGCTCTACGACCCGGTGGACGCGACCGGCTTCGACGACGTGCAGGTGCTGCGCGCGCTCGGGGTGCGGACCTCGGTCGCCGCGCTGCTGGACGAACCGGGCGGCGCCGCCGAGCTGTTGGGCCGGCTGGCCGAGCCGGAGCGGGACGTGACCCCGGCGCAGCTGCACGCGCTGTATTCGGCGCTCGCCGATCTCGATCCCGAACAGGTCACGCTGCCGGACGAGTTGCGGGTCGTCGTGGACGGCGTCGTGCGCGTCGTGGACGCCGCTGACGCGGTCGTCGCCGACGCGCCCGATCTGCTGCCGCTGGCGGCGGGGCAGGCGCTGCTGCCGGTGTCCCCGGTGCGGGTGGCCGAGTTGGCCGAGCTGTTGCAGGTGCGGCGGCTCAGTGAGGTGGTCGCCGCCGAGGTGACGTCCGAGGGTGAGGAGCATGCCGTACCGGCCTCGGTACGGGCGCTGCTGGGCGCCGCGACCCCGCAGACGTATGTGGAGCACGACGAGCTGGTCGCGGGCGGTGTCGAGTTGGACTGGCGCAGGACACCGGACGGGGTGCTGCACGCGGCGACGCTCGAAGGCGTGGCGGCCGGCCTCGCCTGGGCCGCGGGGCAGTGGCCGAGGCGGTTCGAGGTGGCCGCGCTGATCGAAGACCCCTCGCGCACCGAGGAGTTGGAGCGCGACCGATGGTTCGACTGA
- a CDS encoding MFS transporter, producing the protein MAAARSSDDAGSLRKTARAMSRALRAPFTRTAKGIRKVTHAHGAGESGLGKLIELHAVNGAGDVMITVALASTVFFSVPTDEARGRVALYLAVTMAPFTLLAPVIGPLLDRVPHGRRAAMAIAMLTRAVLAIAMSSAVATGGLELYPAALGVLVASKAYGVVRSAVVPRLLPPRFPLVRANSRVTLAGLLATGIAAPIGAGLQSLGSPYPLYGACAIFLGGTFLALSMPAKVDSAKGERKAQLLAHGKTKRPSLRSVGPSVLHGLEANSAHRALSGFLIFFLAFLLREQPLSGLSEAVSLGIVGVSAGAGNALGTAVGAALKSRGPEVIIASMLGIALTAAVFAALFFGGVMVAILCAVAGLTQALSKLSLDAVIQRDVPEQVRTSAFARSETVLQMAWVVGGAVGIALPLNGVLGMSVAASVIAVGAIAAVRGLLGAARRGSPHPRAA; encoded by the coding sequence GTGGCAGCCGCAAGGTCGTCCGATGACGCCGGCTCGCTCCGCAAGACGGCGCGGGCCATGAGTCGTGCCCTGAGGGCGCCGTTCACCCGCACGGCGAAGGGGATCCGCAAGGTCACGCACGCCCATGGGGCGGGCGAGTCCGGGCTGGGAAAACTGATCGAGCTGCACGCCGTGAACGGCGCGGGCGACGTCATGATCACGGTCGCGCTCGCTTCCACGGTGTTCTTCTCCGTGCCGACGGACGAGGCGCGCGGCCGGGTCGCCCTGTATCTGGCTGTGACGATGGCGCCCTTCACCCTGCTGGCCCCGGTGATCGGTCCGCTCCTGGACCGGGTGCCGCACGGCAGGCGCGCCGCCATGGCCATCGCGATGCTCACCAGGGCCGTCCTGGCCATCGCGATGTCGAGCGCCGTGGCGACCGGGGGGCTTGAGCTGTATCCGGCGGCGCTCGGCGTGCTGGTCGCGTCGAAGGCGTACGGGGTGGTGCGCAGCGCGGTCGTACCGCGGCTGCTGCCGCCGCGCTTCCCGCTGGTGCGGGCGAATTCGCGGGTGACGCTGGCCGGGCTGCTGGCGACGGGGATCGCCGCCCCGATCGGGGCGGGGCTGCAGTCGCTGGGGTCGCCGTATCCGCTGTACGGGGCGTGCGCGATCTTCCTCGGGGGTACGTTCCTGGCGCTGTCGATGCCCGCCAAGGTCGACTCGGCGAAGGGTGAGCGCAAGGCGCAGCTGCTGGCGCACGGGAAGACGAAGCGGCCCAGTCTGCGGTCGGTGGGGCCTTCGGTGCTGCACGGCCTTGAGGCGAACTCGGCGCATCGCGCGCTGTCCGGCTTCTTGATCTTCTTTCTCGCGTTCCTGCTGCGGGAACAGCCGCTGTCCGGGCTGAGCGAGGCCGTCTCGCTCGGCATCGTGGGGGTGTCGGCCGGGGCGGGGAACGCGCTGGGTACGGCGGTGGGCGCCGCGCTGAAGTCCCGGGGTCCCGAGGTGATCATCGCCTCGATGCTGGGGATCGCGCTGACCGCGGCTGTCTTCGCCGCGCTGTTCTTCGGCGGGGTGATGGTGGCGATCCTGTGCGCCGTCGCGGGTCTGACGCAGGCGCTGTCGAAGCTGTCGCTGGACGCGGTGATCCAGCGTGACGTGCCGGAACAGGTCCGTACGTCGGCGTTCGCGCGGTCCGAGACGGTGCTCCAGATGGCCTGGGTGGTGGGCGGCGCGGTGGGTATCGCGCTGCCGCTCAACGGGGTGCTGGGGATGTCGGTCGCGGCGAGCGTCATCGCGGTCGGCGCGATCGCCGCTGTACGGGGGCTGCTGGGTGCGGCCAGACGCGGCTCGCCGCACCCCCGCGCCGCCTGA
- a CDS encoding futalosine hydrolase, which yields MRVLVVTAVAAEADSVVAGLTGFERREVPPLPGGRTLTAGTTGGGALVGVLAGGVGPAAVAAATATALAVGDPYDLVVSAGIGGGFAPHAPLGSVVVADAVVAADLGADTPDGFLAVEELGFGRGVHLPPAELTARMAVATGAVLAPVLTVSTVTGTAARTAELTARHPRAAAEGMEGFGVAEAAAGYALPCAELRAISNVVGPRDRDAWRIGAALESLRRAVTLLTPVFEESS from the coding sequence ATGCGCGTACTGGTGGTGACGGCGGTCGCGGCGGAGGCGGACTCCGTCGTCGCCGGGCTGACCGGGTTCGAGCGCCGCGAGGTGCCCCCGCTGCCCGGTGGTCGCACCCTGACCGCCGGTACGACGGGGGGCGGCGCCCTGGTGGGCGTCCTCGCGGGCGGGGTCGGACCGGCCGCCGTCGCCGCGGCCACGGCCACGGCGCTGGCTGTCGGTGACCCGTACGACCTGGTGGTCTCCGCCGGCATCGGCGGCGGCTTCGCGCCGCATGCCCCGCTCGGCTCGGTCGTCGTGGCCGACGCCGTGGTGGCCGCCGATCTGGGCGCCGACACGCCCGACGGCTTTCTCGCCGTCGAGGAACTGGGTTTCGGCCGCGGCGTCCATCTGCCGCCCGCGGAGCTGACGGCCCGGATGGCCGTGGCGACCGGGGCCGTACTCGCCCCCGTACTGACCGTCTCGACCGTGACCGGCACGGCCGCCCGTACGGCGGAGCTGACCGCACGTCACCCCCGGGCAGCCGCCGAGGGGATGGAGGGCTTCGGCGTCGCCGAGGCCGCGGCCGGGTACGCCCTTCCCTGTGCCGAGCTGCGCGCGATCTCCAACGTCGTAGGACCGCGCGACCGGGACGCCTGGCGGATCGGCGCGGCGCTGGAGTCGCTGCGGCGCGCGGTCACGCTGCTCACCCCCGTTTTCGAGGAGTCGTCATGA
- a CDS encoding DUF5707 domain-containing protein, with translation MRIRATVAVVSGALALSALAIPASQAAPAKDRPGAGHLAYSKLGGHTVGPQARQRARAAATAPVVSKVVVNGGAKIVVGTTAPKTVTVAITASDDSGIIDASTVLWTGTTLDDPNSFGFGQNEDAATCKAASATTSTCTLTVTVDPAFLLNSDSKSWHVGAAVLANDGEITQNDTAGTTGLQRLSKITVDATPEPAKKGATITIAGKLSRANWETYKYAGYTGQSVQLQFRPKTSSTYTTVKTVTTNSTGNLKTTAKATVTGYWRWNFAGTSTTPAVIAAGDGLTVK, from the coding sequence ATGCGTATTCGCGCCACCGTCGCCGTCGTGTCCGGCGCCCTGGCCCTGTCGGCCCTGGCGATACCTGCCTCGCAGGCCGCCCCGGCCAAGGACCGCCCGGGCGCCGGTCACCTCGCCTACTCGAAGCTGGGCGGGCACACCGTCGGCCCGCAGGCGCGCCAGCGCGCGCGGGCCGCCGCGACCGCCCCGGTGGTCAGCAAGGTCGTCGTGAACGGCGGCGCCAAGATCGTCGTCGGCACGACGGCGCCGAAGACGGTCACCGTCGCCATCACCGCGTCGGACGACTCGGGGATCATCGACGCCTCCACGGTCCTGTGGACGGGCACGACGCTGGACGATCCGAACAGCTTCGGCTTCGGGCAGAACGAGGACGCGGCCACCTGCAAGGCGGCCAGCGCCACCACGTCGACCTGCACGCTGACCGTGACGGTCGACCCGGCGTTCCTGCTCAACAGCGACTCCAAGTCGTGGCACGTCGGCGCGGCCGTGCTCGCCAACGACGGAGAGATCACGCAGAACGACACCGCGGGCACGACGGGGCTGCAGCGGCTGTCGAAGATCACGGTCGACGCGACTCCCGAGCCGGCCAAGAAGGGCGCGACGATCACGATCGCCGGCAAGCTCTCCCGCGCCAACTGGGAGACGTACAAGTACGCGGGCTACACCGGCCAGTCGGTGCAGCTCCAGTTCCGCCCGAAGACCAGCAGCACCTACACGACCGTCAAGACGGTCACCACCAACAGCACCGGAAACCTGAAGACCACCGCCAAGGCGACGGTCACCGGCTACTGGCGCTGGAACTTCGCGGGCACGTCCACCACCCCGGCGGTCATCGCCGCGGGTGACGGCCTCACCGTCAAGTAA
- a CDS encoding DUF3027 domain-containing protein — translation MSAATTRSRTPDRLCAEAVDLARAAAEETAAPAVVGEHVSAVADGDRVVTHFFECKEPGYRGWRWAVTVTRASRSKLVTLDETVLLPGPDSLLAPEWVPWSERLRPGDMGPGDLLPTEAEDLRLEPGYTGEDAPPPNSVVPEVVTPQNLADLVEAEDAELTPPLSSPAPPSELPVRGTIAAVAEELGMRRARVLSRYGLHVAADRWDESFGPKTAMAQAAPAPCVSCGFLMPLAGSLRQAFGVCANEFSPADGHVVSLAYGCGGHSEAAVMPAPLRPPPPVLDSMGADAFPLGTGREPTDGPSQP, via the coding sequence GTGAGTGCTGCGACGACGCGAAGCCGTACCCCTGACCGTCTGTGCGCCGAGGCGGTAGACCTCGCCAGGGCGGCCGCCGAGGAAACGGCGGCGCCCGCCGTCGTGGGGGAGCATGTTTCGGCGGTGGCCGACGGGGACCGCGTGGTCACCCACTTCTTCGAATGCAAGGAGCCCGGCTACCGGGGCTGGCGCTGGGCCGTGACGGTGACCCGCGCGTCCCGCTCCAAGCTCGTCACGCTGGACGAGACGGTTCTGCTGCCGGGCCCCGACTCGCTGCTGGCCCCCGAATGGGTGCCGTGGAGCGAACGGCTGCGCCCCGGCGACATGGGCCCGGGCGACCTGCTGCCCACCGAGGCGGAGGATCTGCGCCTGGAGCCCGGCTACACGGGCGAGGACGCGCCGCCGCCGAACTCGGTGGTCCCGGAAGTGGTCACTCCGCAGAACCTGGCGGACCTGGTGGAGGCGGAGGACGCGGAGCTGACGCCGCCGCTGTCGTCGCCGGCGCCCCCCTCGGAGCTGCCGGTGCGCGGCACGATCGCGGCCGTCGCCGAGGAGCTGGGCATGCGCCGGGCGCGTGTGCTGTCCCGGTACGGCCTGCACGTCGCCGCCGACCGGTGGGACGAATCGTTCGGCCCCAAGACGGCGATGGCGCAGGCGGCGCCCGCCCCGTGCGTCTCCTGCGGCTTCCTGATGCCGCTGGCGGGCTCGCTGAGGCAGGCCTTCGGCGTCTGCGCGAACGAGTTCTCGCCGGCGGACGGGCATGTCGTCTCGCTGGCGTACGGCTGCGGCGGCCACTCGGAGGCGGCGGTCATGCCGGCGCCGTTGCGGCCACCGCCGCCGGTACTGGACTCGATGGGCGCGGACGCGTTCCCGCTGGGCACGGGCCGTGAGCCGACGGACGGCCCGAGCCAGCCGTAG
- a CDS encoding 1,4-dihydroxy-6-naphthoate synthase, with translation MTLQIAYSPCPNDTFVFDAWAHGRVPGAPALDVTFADIDITNGMAERGEFDVLKVSYAVLPWVLDEYALLPCGGALGRGNGPLVLTRDADTDLTGKTVAVPSERSTAYLLFRLWAADVVPGGVGEIVVMPFNEIMPAVRDGKVDAGLVIHEARFTYQDYGLNSLADMGEHWETTTGLPIPLGAIIAKRSLGEETLRLLAESARTSVRMAWDDPAAARPYVDEHSQEMDPAVADQHIALYVNEFTADLGEDGYAAVRGLLTRAATEGLVPPLGPDALRFV, from the coding sequence ATGACCCTGCAGATCGCCTATTCGCCCTGCCCCAACGACACGTTCGTCTTCGACGCCTGGGCGCACGGCCGGGTGCCGGGCGCGCCGGCGCTCGATGTGACGTTCGCGGACATCGACATCACCAACGGCATGGCGGAGCGGGGTGAGTTCGACGTACTGAAGGTCTCGTACGCCGTGCTGCCGTGGGTACTGGACGAGTACGCGCTGCTGCCGTGCGGCGGGGCCCTGGGCCGTGGCAACGGGCCGCTGGTCCTCACGCGGGACGCGGACACCGATCTGACGGGGAAGACCGTCGCCGTGCCGAGCGAGCGCTCGACGGCGTATCTGCTGTTCCGGCTGTGGGCTGCGGACGTCGTCCCCGGCGGGGTCGGCGAGATCGTCGTCATGCCGTTCAACGAGATCATGCCTGCGGTGCGCGACGGCAAGGTGGACGCCGGTCTCGTCATCCACGAGGCGCGTTTCACCTATCAGGATTACGGGCTGAATTCGCTGGCCGACATGGGCGAGCACTGGGAGACGACGACGGGGCTGCCGATCCCGCTGGGCGCGATCATCGCGAAGCGCTCGCTGGGCGAGGAGACGCTGCGGCTGCTCGCCGAATCGGCCCGTACGTCGGTGCGGATGGCGTGGGACGACCCGGCGGCGGCGCGGCCGTACGTGGACGAGCACTCCCAGGAGATGGACCCGGCCGTCGCCGACCAGCACATCGCCCTGTACGTCAACGAGTTCACCGCCGACCTGGGCGAGGACGGCTACGCGGCCGTACGCGGCCTGCTGACGCGGGCGGCGACCGAGGGGCTCGTACCGCCCCTCGGCCCTGACGCGCTGCGTTTCGTGTAG
- a CDS encoding DUF5707 domain-containing protein encodes MRIRAAVAVVSGALALSALTMPASQAAPSHARPGGGHLGFTLDGHTVAPQAKRAAAASVPTIDKVVVNAGAPTVVGAAALKTVTVSVTASDDSGISDASTFLWIGADVNDPDAFGFDQNEEAASCVAASATTSTCTLTVSLDPGWMLNTDAQTWHASAAVLANDGDVVQDTVAGSTAVQRLAKLTADVTPEPPTAGSTVTITGLLTRANWETRKYEGYAGRSVRLQFRPPTTTTYANVKGIKSTTTGSLKTTSTATVTGFWRFDYLGDAVTNPISSPADGVTVK; translated from the coding sequence ATGCGTATTCGCGCTGCTGTCGCAGTCGTGTCCGGCGCCCTGGCCCTGTCGGCACTGACCATGCCGGCATCCCAGGCCGCCCCGTCCCACGCCCGCCCGGGCGGGGGCCACCTCGGCTTCACACTGGACGGGCACACCGTCGCGCCGCAGGCGAAGCGGGCCGCCGCCGCGAGCGTCCCGACGATCGACAAGGTCGTCGTGAACGCCGGTGCGCCCACCGTGGTCGGCGCCGCCGCGCTGAAGACGGTGACCGTCTCCGTCACGGCCTCCGACGACTCGGGCATCTCCGACGCCTCCACGTTCCTGTGGATCGGCGCCGACGTGAACGACCCCGACGCCTTCGGCTTCGACCAGAACGAGGAAGCGGCCAGCTGCGTCGCGGCCAGTGCCACCACGTCGACCTGCACACTCACCGTCAGCCTCGACCCGGGCTGGATGCTCAACACCGACGCCCAGACCTGGCACGCGAGCGCCGCGGTGCTGGCGAACGACGGGGACGTCGTGCAGGACACCGTCGCGGGGTCGACAGCGGTCCAGCGGCTCGCGAAGCTGACCGCCGACGTCACCCCCGAGCCGCCGACGGCCGGTTCGACCGTGACCATCACGGGGCTGCTCACCCGCGCCAACTGGGAGACCAGGAAGTACGAGGGTTACGCGGGCCGTTCGGTGCGGCTGCAGTTCCGGCCGCCGACGACGACCACGTACGCCAACGTCAAGGGCATCAAGTCGACCACCACCGGTTCGTTGAAGACCACGTCGACGGCCACGGTCACCGGCTTCTGGCGCTTCGACTACCTCGGTGACGCGGTGACCAACCCGATCTCGTCGCCGGCCGACGGTGTCACCGTGAAGTAG
- a CDS encoding HAD family hydrolase gives MASLTARQGPTVGFDLDMTLIDSRPGIHAAYQALSAETGVFIDADLAVTRLGPPLDEELAQWFPEDRIEEMGDRYREIYPTFAITPTLAMPGARAAVAAVQELGGRAIVVTAKHEPNAELHLSHLGIEPDAVVGWLWAEAKAEALREYGATVYVGDHTGDVRGARAAGALSVGVPTGPCDEQELRAAGAEVILRDLTAFPNWLRGYAAERPARDAAAADFA, from the coding sequence ATGGCATCCCTCACGGCGCGGCAAGGACCCACTGTCGGTTTCGACCTCGATATGACGCTCATCGACTCGCGACCCGGCATCCACGCCGCCTACCAGGCACTTTCCGCCGAGACCGGCGTCTTCATCGACGCGGACCTCGCCGTGACGCGGCTCGGTCCGCCGCTCGACGAGGAGTTGGCGCAGTGGTTCCCGGAGGACCGGATAGAGGAGATGGGTGACCGTTACCGGGAGATCTATCCCACATTCGCGATCACCCCGACCCTCGCGATGCCCGGCGCCCGCGCCGCCGTCGCCGCCGTCCAGGAACTCGGCGGCCGGGCGATCGTCGTGACGGCCAAGCACGAGCCGAACGCCGAACTCCACCTCTCCCACCTCGGCATCGAACCCGACGCCGTGGTCGGTTGGCTGTGGGCCGAGGCGAAAGCGGAAGCGCTCCGCGAGTACGGCGCGACGGTGTACGTCGGCGACCACACCGGTGACGTACGCGGCGCCCGCGCGGCCGGCGCGCTCTCCGTCGGCGTACCGACAGGGCCCTGCGACGAGCAGGAGCTGCGCGCCGCCGGCGCCGAGGTGATCCTGCGTGACCTGACGGCCTTCCCCAACTGGCTGCGCGGTTACGCGGCCGAGCGCCCCGCGCGCGACGCGGCCGCGGCCGACTTCGCCTGA